Proteins encoded in a region of the Oncorhynchus clarkii lewisi isolate Uvic-CL-2024 chromosome 18, UVic_Ocla_1.0, whole genome shotgun sequence genome:
- the LOC139372653 gene encoding relaxin-3 receptor 1-like gives MSEADFQRLEMFFQILHKDPSCNHSHLTFHNTSMVYNLDFPGDGSHWLRAIISVVYCAVATGGLLGNLLVLYLLCSTRTIVKSAINFFVFNLALADLLLSLALPFWAVDITLDYNWPFGLAMCKAVSLLTGLNVYASCFFLMAMSLTRYCSVATALKPAAPLGHKLCDSRVTTALIWAGALVAAAPRAVFADLNRVGMANDTACLLRFPKGTNWLAVNQLLRLLFGFLLPYFIMILSYLLLLRFLCRHKLNGVNPQRQAHVSKSVAVVVLSFCTCWFPYNVLTLWSALIQLDLTEISPSYYFVQTYLFPLANCLAFTSCCLNPVIYCLIRREYRKALRTLVLKSSLAIASKACLSAVNSNEGQNRDGQLGIPLNNIESHTAQSYTKRSALPSTTLSLGPSPKGLCPLNDLT, from the coding sequence ATGTCTGAGGCTGACTTCCAGAGACTTGAGATGTTTTTCCAGATCCTGCACAAGGACCCCTCCTGCAACCATTCCCACCTGACCTTCCATAACACCAGCATGGTATACAATCTGGACTTCCCTGGCGATGGCTCCCACTGGCTGCGCGCCATCATCTCCGTGGTGTACTGTGCCGTGGCCACCGGCGGACTGCTGGGCAATCTTCTCGTGCTGTACCTTCTCTGCTCGACCCGGACCATCGTCAAGAGTGCCATCAACTTCTTTGTGTTCAACCTGGCCCTGGCTGACTTGTTACTCTCCCTGGCGCTGCCGTTCTGGGCAGTAGACATCACCCTGGACTACAACTGGCCTTTTGGTTTGGCCATGTGCAAGGCCGTGTCCCTCCTGACGGGCCTCAACGTCTACGCCAGTTGCTTCTTCCTGATGGCCATGAGCTTGACCCGCTACTGTTCAGTGGCTACTGCACTCAAGCCCGCTGCACCACTCGGTCACAAGCTTTGTGATTCCCGGGTAACTACCGCACTTATATGGGCCGGGGCACTGGTGGCTGCTGCACCGCGTGCCGTGTTCGCCGATCTCAACAGAGTAGGCATGGCCAATGACACTGCATGTCTGCTCCGCTTCCCTAAAGGTACGAATTGGCTGGCTGTCAACCAACTCCTGAGGCTTCTGTTTGGCTTCCTGTTGCCCTACTTCATCATGATCCTCTCCTACCTGCTCCTGCTGCGCTTCCTCTGCCGGCACAAGCTGAACGGTGTCAACCCACAGCGACAGGCTCATGTCTCCAAGTCCGTGGCAGTTGTGGTGCTCTCCTTCTGCACCTGCTGGTTCCCGTATAACGTGCTAACTCTCTGGAGTGCGCTGATCCAACTGGATCTAACAGAAATCAGTCCCTCCTACTACTTTGTCCAGACCTACCTCTTCCCCTTGGCCAACTGTCTGGCCTTCACCAGTTGCTGCCTCAACCCTGTCATCTACTGCCTCATTCGCAGGGAGTACCGCAAGGCCCTGCGCACCCTGGTCTTGAAGTCAAGTCTCGCAATCGCTTCCAAAGCCTGCCTCTCGGCAGTCAACTCCAATGAGGGCCAGAACCGCGATGGACAGCTGGGCATCCCGCTCAACAATATTGAAAGCCACACGGCCCAGTCTTACACCAAGAGGTCAGCACTTCCCTCTACCACTCTATCGCTGGGTCCCAGTCCCAAGGGCCTCTGTCCGCTCAATGACCTCACCTGA